CAAGGCGATCAAGCCGAAGGACATCGCGATCTTCACCCGGCAGCTCGCCACGATGATGAAGGCCGGCGTGCCGCTGTTGCAGGCCTTCGACATCGTGGGCCGCGGGAACGCCAACCCGAGCGTGGCCAAGCTGCTCAACGACATCCGCAGCGACGTCGAGACCGGCACCTCGCTCTCCGCCGCCTTCCGCAAGTTCCCCAAGTACTTCGACAACCTCTACTGCAACCTGGTCGAGGCGGGTGAAGCGGCCGGTATCCTGGAAGAGTTGCTCGACCGCCTGGCCACCTACATGGAGAAGACCGAGGCGATCAAGTCGAAGATCAAGTCGGCCCTGATGTACCCGACGTCCGTGGTCGTGGTGGCCTTCATCGTGGTGGCGATCATCATGATCTTCGTGATCCCGGCCTTCAAGGAGGTGTTCACCTCCTTCGGTGCCGACCTGCCGGCGCCGACACTGATCGTGATGGGCATCAGCGAGTTCTTCGTCTCCTACTGGTGGTTGATCTTCGGCGTGCTCGGTGGCGGCATCTACTTCTTCCTGCAGGCCTGGAAGCGCAACGAGAAGGTGCAGCGCGTCATGGACCGCCTGCTGCTGCGCCTGCCGATCTTCGGCACGCTGATCGACAAGTCCTGCGTGGCCCGCTGGACCCGCACGCTGTCGACCATGTTCGCGGCCGGCGTGCCGCTGGTGGAAGCGCTCGACTCCGTCGGCGGTGCCTCGGGCAATTCCGTGTACGCCGACGCGACCGCCAAGATCCAGCAGGAGGTTTCCACCGGCACCAGCCTGACCTCGGCCATGACCAACGCCAACGTGTTCCCGTCGATGGTGCTGCAGATGGCGGCGATCGGCGAGGAATCCGGCTCGATCGACCACATGCTGGGCAAGGCGGCCGACTTCTACGAAGCCGAGGTCGACGACATGGTCGCCGGCCTCTCCAGCCTGATGGAGCCCATCATCATCGTCTTCCTGGGCGTGATCATCGGCGGCATCGTGGTGTCGATGTACCTGCCCATCTTCAAGCTCGGCCAGGTCGTCTGATGTGGGTGTCGCAGGGGGCGGACGCCGCGCTCGCGGGGGTCCTGGGTTTGCTGATCGGCAGCTTTCTCAACGTCGTGATCTACCGGCTGCCCAAGATGCTCGAGCGGCAATGGGCCGCCGACTGTGCCGCCATCGACGGCGCGGCGCCCGAGACGCCCGCCGCCCCCACCGAAGCCTTCAACCTCATGGTGCCGCACTCGCGCTGCCCGCAGTGCGGGCATGCCATCGGCTGGTACGAGAACGTGCCGGTGCTGAGCTACCTCTTCCTGCGCGGCCGCTGCTCGTCGTGCAAGACAAGGATCAGCCCGCGCTACCCGATCGTCGAGCTGGTCACCGGCCTGCTCTTCGCCTGGTGCGTGTGGCGCATGCCGGGGCAATGGGCGGCGTTGGCCTGGTGCGGATTCTCGGCCGCGCTGCTGACATTGGCGCTGATCGACTGGGACACCACCCTGCTGCCAGACGACATCACCCTGCCCCTGCTGTGGGCCGGCCTGCTGGCCGCCATCCTCGGCTTCACCGGCGTGAGCCTGACAAACGCCGTCCTGGGCGCGGTCGCAGGCTACCTGTCGCTGTGGGGCATCTACTGGCTCTTCAAGCTCACCACGGGCAAGGAAGGCATGGGCTACGGCGACTTCAAGCTGTTCGCGGCCTTCGGCGCCTGGTTCGGCTGGCAGGCGCTGGTGCCGATCATCCTGATGGCCTCGGTCATCGGTGTCGCCGTGGGCCTGGCGCTCAAGTTCAACAA
The sequence above is drawn from the Variovorax sp. J2L1-78 genome and encodes:
- a CDS encoding type II secretion system F family protein, with product MATATSTPRGHKEFVYEWEGKDRNGKQVRGELRAAGTNQVQAALRRQGVLLTKVKKRRMRAGKAIKPKDIAIFTRQLATMMKAGVPLLQAFDIVGRGNANPSVAKLLNDIRSDVETGTSLSAAFRKFPKYFDNLYCNLVEAGEAAGILEELLDRLATYMEKTEAIKSKIKSALMYPTSVVVVAFIVVAIIMIFVIPAFKEVFTSFGADLPAPTLIVMGISEFFVSYWWLIFGVLGGGIYFFLQAWKRNEKVQRVMDRLLLRLPIFGTLIDKSCVARWTRTLSTMFAAGVPLVEALDSVGGASGNSVYADATAKIQQEVSTGTSLTSAMTNANVFPSMVLQMAAIGEESGSIDHMLGKAADFYEAEVDDMVAGLSSLMEPIIIVFLGVIIGGIVVSMYLPIFKLGQVV
- a CDS encoding prepilin peptidase, producing the protein MWVSQGADAALAGVLGLLIGSFLNVVIYRLPKMLERQWAADCAAIDGAAPETPAAPTEAFNLMVPHSRCPQCGHAIGWYENVPVLSYLFLRGRCSSCKTRISPRYPIVELVTGLLFAWCVWRMPGQWAALAWCGFSAALLTLALIDWDTTLLPDDITLPLLWAGLLAAILGFTGVSLTNAVLGAVAGYLSLWGIYWLFKLTTGKEGMGYGDFKLFAAFGAWFGWQALVPIILMASVIGVAVGLALKFNNGLREGGYVPFGPFLAGAGFTAMLFGADTILRVVGL